In one Arachis duranensis cultivar V14167 chromosome 9, aradu.V14167.gnm2.J7QH, whole genome shotgun sequence genomic region, the following are encoded:
- the LOC107466309 gene encoding uncharacterized protein LOC107466309 translates to MTTGQEIMMRETVMNNRVKIALEIVIWRLHLMTAMMIGMVMGGSVNKGKEQVVAAGLRDEDDGYESEGLWDVLESDDEGDPLLRRYPLYKSLKNMKEYKWEVGTMYVDRNAFNKECVTSYAVHSGRGVWFSKCDSHRCKAVCKEGYKWFAYCHKMKREDTWQLTSCYKKHTCSKATKIGIMSSQWLSKAFMKKICENPKIKLRSLIKKAHSKWNVDLIMTKAARVKQQALYEINGTYGEQYRRIHDYAAELLRPMIDLDGCFIKTPYGGQLLIAIGWDPNDQILPIAYAVVEAKTKDLWRWFLLNLCDDLGVDKIR, encoded by the exons ATGACTACCGGCCAGGAAATAATGATGAGGGAGACAGTGATGAACAATAGAGTGAAAATAGCTCTGGAGATAGTGATCTGGAGGTTGCATTTAATGACAGCTATGATGATCGGAATGGTGATGGG TGGCAGTGTTAATAAGGGTAAGGAGCAAGTGGTGGCTGCTGGATTAAGGGATGAGGATGATGGGTATGAGAGTGAGGGGTTGTGGGATGTGCTTGAAAGTGATGATGAAggagatcccttgttgaggagGTATCCGTTGTATAAGAGtttgaagaatatgaaggaGTATAAATGGGAGGTTGGGACAATGTATGTAGATAGGAATGCTTTTAATAAGGAATGTGTAACGAGCTATGCTGTGCACAGTGGCAGAGGAGTATGGTTCTCAAAGTGTGATAGCCATAGGTGCAAAGCTGTTTGCAAAGAAGGTTACAAGTGGTTTGCTTACTGCCATAAGATGAAGAGAGAGGATACATGGCAACTGACCAGCTGTTACAAAAAACACACATGCTCTAAGGCAACCAAGATTGGTATAATGAGTTCTCAGTGGCTAAGTAAGGCTTTTATGAAGAAGATCTGTGAAAACCCGAAAATTAAGTTGAGAAGTTTGATAAAGAAGGCTCATAGCAAGTGGAATGTGGATCTCATAATGACCAAAGCTGCCAGAGTGAAGCAGCAAGCCCTATATGAAATTAATGGTACTTATGGAGAGCAATATAGGAGGATTCATGACTATGCTGCAGAGTTACTGAG ACCCATGATCGACCTTGATGGATGCTTCATCAAGACTCCATATGGAGGTCAACTTCTAATAGCCATTGGATGGGACCCCAATGATCAGATTTTGCCAATTGCCTATGCTGTTGTTGAAGCAAAGACGAAAGACTTGTGGAGATGGTTTTTGTTGAATCTGTGTGATGATTTGGGAGTTGATAAAATCAGATAG
- the LOC107466341 gene encoding early nodulin-75, with product MSSMHTSLILLLMVGVVALTTTPTLVLGNYYEPPPLGNPPTYEPPPIYKPPIWPPPFHNKPPFYPPPHHEKPPPEHEPPYEKPPPEHEPPPYEKPPPEHEPPPYEEPPHEKPPPEHEPPYEKPPPEHEPPYEKPPPEHEPPYEKPPPEHEPPYYEPPYEKPPHEKPPHHEKPPHHEKPPHHEKPPHHEKPPYEKPPHEKPPPEYQPSPPYVPPYVKPPPVYEPPYVKPPPVYEPPYVKPPPVYEPPYVKPPPVYEPPYVKPPPVYEPPYVKPPPVYEPPYVKPPPVYEPPYVKPPPWYKPPFEKPPPLYKPPFEKPPPLYKPPFEKPPPLYKPPFEKPPSYNSPPSPPPYGHYPTSKN from the coding sequence ATGTCTTCTATGCACACATCACTAATACTTCTTCTAATGGTTGGAGTGGTGGCTCTAACCACCACTCCAACACTTGTGTTGGGTAATTACTACGAGCCACCACCACTTGGGAACCCACCCACCTATGAACCACCACCAATCTATAAGCCTCCAATCTGGCCTCCACCGTTCCACAATAAGCCTCCCTTTTATCCACCTCCTCATCATGAGAAGCCGCCACCAGAACACGAGCCACCCTATGAGAAGCCACCACCGGAGCATGAGCCACCTCCTTATGAGAAACCGCCACCAGAACACGAGCCACCACCTTATGAGGAACCACCTCACGAGAAGCCACCACCGGAACACGAGCCACCTTATGAGAAGCCACCACCGGAACACGAGCCACCTTATGAGAAGCCACCACCAGAACACGAGCCACCTTATGAGAAGCCACCACCAGAACACGAGCCACCTTATTATGAGCCACCTTATGAAAAACCACCGCATGAGAAGCCACCACATCATGAGAAGCCACCACATCATGAAAAACCACCTCACCATGAGAAGCCACCCCACCATGAGAAACCACCATACGAGAAGCCACCCCACGAAAAGCCTCCACCGGAATACCAGCCATCACCACCTTATGTACCTCCCTATGTGAAGCCCCCGCCGGTGTATGAACCTCCCTATGTGAAGCCCCCGCCGGTGTATGAACCTCCCTATGTGAAGCCCCCGCCGGTGTATGAACCTCCCTATGTGAAGCCCCCGCCGGTGTATGAACCTCCCTATGTGAAGCCCCCGCCGGTGTATGAACCTCCCTATGTGAAGCCCCCGCCGGTGTATGAACCTCCCTATGTTAAACCACCGCCGGTGTATGAACCACCCTACGTGAAGCCACCACCATGGTACAAACCTCCGTTTGAGAAGCCACCGCCGTTGTACAAACCTCCGTTTGAGAAGCCACCGCCATTATACAAACCTCCGTTTGAGAAGCCTCCACCATTGTACAAACCCCCGTTTGAGAAGCCACCCAGCTACAACAGTCCCCCATCCCCACCACCTTATGGCCACTATCCAACATCCAAAAATTGA